One genomic window of Thalassoroseus pseudoceratinae includes the following:
- a CDS encoding FAD-binding oxidoreductase, with amino-acid sequence MTAATASAFLDRLREIVGEDGLLYDPAELLVYECDGYVVEKKTPDVVVFPTTTEQVVKIVQTCNEHDVPFVPRGAGTSLAGGCLPIGGGVMIALTRMNKILEVNLRDRYAVVEPGVVNVHLTRHLAGTGFHYAPDPSSQGACTIGGNVATNSGGPHTLKYGVTVNHVLGIEFVQPDGTLTEIGGIVDEPGAYDLTGLFVGSEGTFGVCTKVIVRLTRDPVAYRTMLGVFETVADATHAISDIIGAGIIPAALEMMDQGIITALEDAFHFGFPLDAGAVLLIEVDGLEVSVDREAREIIELCNGRNAREVRTADTPEKRQLLWKCRKQAFGAIGRLSPSYCTQDGVVPRTKLPEILAAITESGNRHGIRVVNVFHAGDGNIHPILLFDERDQDQIRRVMLASDEILSKCIELGGSVTGEHGIGVEKINFMSQLFTEDDLAVMDDVRKAFNPDGRCSPQKMLPTAGACGMEHHAPIEKSHPTRRAAM; translated from the coding sequence ATGACCGCTGCCACCGCGTCCGCGTTTCTTGATCGACTCCGTGAAATTGTTGGCGAAGACGGTCTGCTCTACGATCCGGCAGAATTGCTGGTTTACGAGTGTGATGGCTACGTCGTCGAGAAGAAAACGCCCGACGTTGTGGTCTTTCCGACCACGACCGAACAAGTCGTGAAGATTGTTCAAACCTGCAACGAACATGATGTGCCGTTTGTTCCTCGCGGAGCCGGTACGAGTTTGGCTGGCGGATGCCTGCCGATCGGCGGTGGCGTGATGATCGCCCTTACGCGGATGAACAAGATTCTCGAAGTCAACCTGCGAGATCGGTACGCCGTCGTGGAACCGGGTGTGGTGAATGTGCATCTCACGCGGCATCTCGCAGGCACGGGTTTTCATTACGCACCGGACCCGTCCAGTCAGGGGGCGTGCACAATTGGCGGGAACGTGGCGACAAACTCCGGCGGTCCGCATACGTTGAAATATGGCGTGACGGTCAACCATGTGCTCGGCATCGAATTCGTCCAACCCGATGGCACGCTGACGGAGATCGGCGGCATCGTGGACGAACCCGGCGCGTACGATCTGACCGGTTTATTCGTCGGCAGCGAAGGCACTTTCGGCGTGTGCACGAAAGTGATTGTCCGTCTCACGCGTGATCCGGTCGCGTATCGCACGATGCTCGGCGTGTTCGAAACCGTCGCTGACGCCACGCACGCGATCAGTGATATTATCGGCGCCGGCATCATTCCCGCCGCTTTGGAGATGATGGACCAAGGCATCATCACCGCCCTCGAAGATGCTTTCCATTTTGGTTTTCCACTCGATGCGGGTGCGGTGCTGCTGATTGAAGTCGACGGATTGGAAGTCTCCGTTGATCGCGAAGCGCGGGAGATCATTGAACTTTGCAACGGCCGCAATGCCCGCGAAGTTCGCACCGCCGACACACCTGAAAAACGCCAACTGCTTTGGAAATGCCGCAAGCAAGCGTTCGGGGCGATCGGTCGTCTCAGCCCCAGTTATTGCACGCAAGACGGCGTCGTTCCCCGCACGAAACTCCCGGAGATTCTCGCCGCCATCACCGAAAGCGGAAACCGACATGGCATCCGCGTAGTGAACGTGTTCCATGCGGGCGACGGGAATATCCATCCGATTCTGCTCTTTGACGAACGCGACCAAGACCAAATCCGCCGCGTGATGCTTGCGAGCGATGAAATCCTCTCGAAGTGCATTGAACTCGGCGGCAGCGTGACCGGAGAGCATGGCATCGGCGTCGAGAAGATCAACTTTATGAGTCAACTCTTCACGGAAGACGATTTGGCCGTGATGGACGACGTCCGCAAAGCGTTCAATCCCGATGGCCGATGCAGCCCCCAAAAGATGCTCCCCACCGCCGGTGCCTGCGGCATGGAACATCATGCCCCCATCGAAAAATCCCACCCCACCCGCCGCGCCGCGATGTAA
- a CDS encoding DUF167 domain-containing protein, whose amino-acid sequence MSDDINLRSTDGGVLLPVHAQPKASRNGIVGVHDGGLKVSVTQAPEKGKANTAFIKTLAKSLGLRKSQIQLVSGETNRSKTFLITDITAEELRSLIASICPD is encoded by the coding sequence ATGAGTGATGACATCAATTTACGATCGACCGACGGAGGCGTGTTGCTGCCGGTTCATGCCCAACCGAAAGCCAGTCGGAATGGGATCGTCGGCGTTCACGATGGCGGCTTGAAGGTCTCGGTCACGCAGGCACCGGAGAAAGGCAAAGCGAACACCGCGTTTATCAAGACGCTCGCAAAATCTCTGGGACTGCGGAAAAGCCAAATTCAACTCGTCTCGGGAGAGACAAACCGCTCGAAGACTTTTCTCATCACCGACATCACCGCCGAGGAATTGCGATCGCTGATCGCGTCTATTTGCCCCGATTGA
- a CDS encoding flavin reductase family protein: MSTPEETTAELETIGRVLGRTPSGVFILTATDGEGHATGMLASWVQQASFNPPAVTMAVNKSRYLNDWLTKSPHVVLNLVGASQTSYLKHFGKGFEPDQPAFEGIDTADTAHNVPALAGALGYLVGKVSNKIESGDHVVYLVEIESAHAGEKIDEDKPMVHIRKNGFHY; encoded by the coding sequence ATGTCCACTCCCGAAGAGACCACCGCCGAATTGGAAACGATCGGTCGCGTGCTCGGTCGGACTCCCAGCGGCGTGTTTATTCTGACCGCCACCGATGGTGAAGGCCATGCGACCGGTATGCTGGCCAGTTGGGTGCAGCAAGCCAGTTTCAATCCGCCCGCCGTGACGATGGCCGTTAACAAGTCGCGGTATCTCAACGATTGGCTCACCAAATCGCCGCACGTGGTGCTGAACCTGGTTGGAGCCTCGCAAACGAGTTACCTCAAGCACTTCGGCAAGGGTTTCGAGCCTGATCAACCGGCCTTCGAAGGGATCGACACCGCCGATACCGCTCACAATGTGCCCGCACTCGCTGGTGCGTTAGGGTACCTCGTCGGGAAGGTGAGCAACAAAATCGAAAGCGGCGACCATGTGGTTTATCTCGTCGAAATCGAATCCGCCCACGCCGGCGAGAAGATTGACGAAGACAAGCCCATGGTCCACATCCGCAAAAACGGATTTCACTATTGA
- a CDS encoding FAD-binding oxidoreductase, with amino-acid sequence MPEFTPSTTQELSEFLQANAAGERQAFQIVGGGTALEYGCPLSKPVTNIFLKKLNRVIDYPTRDMTITVEAGMTIAELTKTLRAEIQELPIDVPDPKSATVGGILACDVSGPRRFGHGTLRDFLIGVTAVDGLGRTFHAGGRVVKNVAGYDLCKLLIGSFGTLAVITEATFKVQSMPVPMADAWELIGFDDLSQCDAAIANLSSSACRPVAVEVVNQKAARMMAEANEEPFHSTPWGMAVMIEGSEADVHWQCRQLQSEWENLDGRVLHPLRDYRRKTWPPVKPQSTVRVTLPPSKCLNFLEVADAMDVALSAHAGDGVVIGVLPNDSAPSLVQQLREKAHELGGRLTVELCPSEWKKELSVFDQSESTLRLMREIKSKLDPYDVLNPGRLFS; translated from the coding sequence ATGCCCGAATTCACGCCCTCAACGACACAAGAACTCAGCGAGTTCCTTCAAGCCAATGCCGCCGGTGAACGCCAAGCGTTTCAGATCGTCGGTGGCGGGACGGCGTTGGAGTATGGATGTCCGCTGTCGAAACCGGTGACGAACATCTTCCTGAAGAAGTTGAACCGCGTCATCGATTACCCCACGCGAGACATGACAATCACCGTCGAAGCGGGGATGACGATCGCAGAATTAACGAAAACACTGCGGGCGGAGATTCAGGAATTGCCAATCGATGTGCCTGATCCCAAGTCCGCAACGGTCGGGGGAATTCTCGCGTGTGATGTGTCCGGTCCGCGTCGGTTTGGTCATGGCACATTACGGGATTTCCTCATTGGTGTGACGGCGGTGGACGGGCTCGGCCGCACCTTTCACGCCGGCGGTCGTGTGGTGAAGAACGTCGCCGGTTACGACTTGTGCAAACTTCTGATCGGTTCGTTCGGGACACTCGCGGTCATCACGGAAGCGACGTTCAAAGTGCAATCAATGCCTGTCCCGATGGCGGATGCGTGGGAGTTGATCGGCTTTGATGATCTTTCCCAATGTGATGCGGCGATTGCGAATCTGTCATCGTCAGCGTGTCGACCGGTGGCGGTGGAAGTTGTCAATCAAAAAGCCGCTCGGATGATGGCCGAAGCCAACGAAGAGCCGTTCCACTCGACACCCTGGGGAATGGCCGTGATGATCGAAGGCAGCGAAGCTGACGTGCATTGGCAATGTCGTCAATTGCAATCCGAATGGGAGAACCTCGACGGACGCGTGTTGCATCCGCTACGTGATTACCGTCGAAAAACTTGGCCACCGGTGAAACCACAGTCGACCGTCCGCGTCACGTTGCCGCCATCGAAGTGTTTGAACTTTCTCGAAGTGGCCGACGCGATGGATGTGGCCCTCTCCGCTCATGCTGGTGACGGGGTCGTCATTGGTGTGCTGCCGAATGATTCCGCACCGTCGCTCGTTCAACAACTCCGCGAGAAGGCCCACGAACTCGGTGGACGCCTCACCGTCGAATTGTGCCCAAGCGAATGGAAAAAGGAACTGTCGGTGTTTGATCAGTCGGAGTCCACGTTGCGGTTGATGCGGGAAATCAAATCCAAACTCGATCCGTATGACGTGTTAAACCCCGGTCGATTGTTTTCGTAG
- a CDS encoding sulfatase-like hydrolase/transferase, translating into MLRVFGCTHLCVPFARLLAVGLLACWAGMERCNIAVAADRPSIVLILADDLGYGELGCYGGEEIPTPHIDSIAAGGVRMTDGYVTAPYCAASRAGLITGRYQTRFGFEFNPIGARNEDPDVGLPVREKTIADDLRLAGYATSLVGKWHLGGTAKFHPHRRGFDEFYGFMHEGHYFVPHPWSGVKTWLRRKTLPDGGQGRWTSDDGRVIWSTHMGYFEPAYNANNPILRGSQPVQETAHLTDAITREAVDFIDRSHQQPFFLFVSYNAVHSPMQGTDSYLQKFAGIEDIHRRIFAAMLSHLDDGVGRILRQLDETGIRDDTLVVFLSDNGGPTRELTSSNAPLRGEKGSVYEGGIRIPFLMQWPSKLPKGETYTHPVTSLDLAATFRAVSGQVDRSTDGVNLLPFLTGSQTEPPHSQLFWRIGGRQAFRAGDWKIVRHGRGNSVPKWELYNLKNDIAESTNLATKHADKLEHLARQWEILNAEMIDPAW; encoded by the coding sequence ATGCTTCGAGTCTTCGGATGCACGCATCTCTGCGTTCCTTTTGCGAGGTTGCTTGCCGTCGGTTTGCTTGCGTGTTGGGCGGGAATGGAACGTTGCAACATCGCGGTCGCCGCTGACCGACCGAGTATCGTGCTGATCCTGGCGGACGATCTAGGATACGGGGAGTTGGGCTGTTACGGTGGTGAGGAGATCCCCACACCGCATATTGATTCCATCGCGGCCGGTGGAGTGCGGATGACCGACGGCTACGTGACCGCACCGTATTGTGCGGCATCGCGAGCGGGGCTGATCACCGGGAGATACCAAACTCGGTTTGGCTTCGAATTCAACCCAATCGGAGCCCGAAACGAAGATCCCGATGTCGGGTTGCCGGTGCGTGAAAAGACGATCGCCGATGATTTGCGACTCGCGGGATACGCCACCAGTTTGGTGGGGAAATGGCATCTCGGCGGCACGGCGAAGTTTCATCCTCATCGTCGTGGCTTCGATGAATTCTACGGTTTCATGCATGAAGGCCACTATTTCGTTCCGCATCCGTGGAGCGGCGTGAAGACTTGGCTACGTCGAAAAACGCTCCCCGATGGTGGACAAGGCCGCTGGACTTCGGACGATGGCCGCGTGATTTGGTCGACACACATGGGCTACTTCGAACCGGCGTATAACGCCAACAATCCGATTCTCCGTGGGAGTCAGCCAGTCCAAGAAACCGCACACCTGACCGATGCGATCACCCGGGAAGCGGTGGACTTCATCGACCGATCTCATCAGCAACCGTTTTTCTTGTTCGTCTCGTACAATGCGGTCCACAGTCCGATGCAAGGAACGGATTCTTATCTCCAGAAGTTTGCGGGGATCGAGGATATTCATCGTCGGATTTTCGCGGCGATGTTGTCTCACCTGGATGATGGGGTCGGGCGAATTTTGCGGCAACTCGATGAGACCGGCATTCGAGACGACACCCTGGTGGTCTTCCTAAGCGACAACGGTGGACCGACTCGCGAACTGACAAGCAGCAACGCTCCGCTACGTGGCGAAAAAGGTTCCGTCTACGAAGGCGGGATTCGAATTCCCTTTCTGATGCAGTGGCCGAGCAAGTTACCGAAAGGTGAGACCTACACCCATCCCGTGACATCGCTCGATCTCGCGGCCACATTCCGTGCGGTGAGTGGGCAAGTCGACCGATCGACCGACGGCGTCAACTTGTTGCCATTCCTGACGGGCTCCCAAACGGAACCACCCCATTCGCAGTTGTTCTGGCGTATTGGCGGGCGACAGGCATTCCGAGCGGGCGATTGGAAAATCGTTCGGCACGGTCGTGGAAACTCCGTTCCGAAGTGGGAACTCTACAACCTCAAGAACGACATCGCCGAAAGCACCAACCTGGCGACCAAGCACGCCGACAAACTCGAACATCTCGCTCGTCAGTGGGAGATTCTCAACGCGGAAATGATCGATCCCGCATGGTAG
- a CDS encoding SIR2 family NAD-dependent protein deacylase codes for MKTIVIFSGAGLSACSGLPTFRGSGGLWENHKFEDLAEHSAWFRNRELVLRFYAMRFNLYREAIPHAGHEAIAKLQEHFRVINITQNIDDLLERAGCQEVIHLHGSINRKKCEWHADINPDSDNRFCCDYKTVAESAVELGDMCPKCGGQMRPDVVWFGEAVRQSEEELDLLHRTRQKLADEDGIFVCVGTSARVYPAAGFINFFADASQKILIDPDPPALEEFQCLRGISSEKLPELADHLISETRHE; via the coding sequence ATGAAAACCATCGTCATTTTCAGCGGGGCGGGGTTGTCGGCGTGTAGTGGGTTGCCAACGTTTCGCGGTAGCGGCGGATTGTGGGAGAACCACAAGTTCGAAGACCTCGCCGAGCACTCCGCTTGGTTCCGCAACCGTGAACTGGTGCTGCGATTCTACGCCATGCGGTTCAATCTTTACCGTGAAGCCATTCCGCACGCCGGTCACGAGGCGATCGCCAAGTTGCAGGAGCATTTCCGCGTGATCAACATCACGCAGAACATCGACGATTTGTTGGAACGGGCCGGGTGTCAGGAGGTGATCCACTTACACGGTTCGATCAACCGCAAGAAATGTGAATGGCACGCCGACATCAATCCCGACTCCGACAACCGCTTTTGTTGTGACTACAAAACCGTCGCCGAGTCGGCCGTCGAACTCGGTGACATGTGCCCGAAATGCGGTGGACAGATGCGGCCGGATGTCGTTTGGTTCGGTGAAGCGGTGCGTCAAAGTGAAGAGGAATTAGACCTGCTGCATCGTACTCGTCAGAAGTTGGCTGACGAAGACGGTATCTTTGTGTGTGTCGGCACGTCGGCTCGGGTGTATCCAGCAGCCGGGTTCATCAACTTCTTCGCCGATGCCTCGCAAAAGATTTTGATCGATCCCGACCCGCCTGCTTTGGAGGAGTTTCAATGTCTTCGAGGAATATCCAGCGAAAAACTTCCCGAACTCGCCGACCATTTGATTTCGGAGACCCGGCATGAGTGA
- a CDS encoding (Fe-S)-binding protein, which translates to MMSETSSTETQPSPDSSPLGAAIPYDRFLDCVHCGLCTSACPTYLETGNENDSPRGRIYLMRAVTDGRLPMSDTVQRHLDLCLDCRSCETACPSGVQYGRLIEPFRVDLEQAEDKKNGGPGWFRRIVLYGLFPYPNRMKWALLPARWMQKLKLDRFAEKVGLTKLLPTPLRRMQSLLPPLSARPSKLPTVLPPIGPKRAKVGLFTGCVAEAVFADTNRATARVLQANGCEVVIPQEQNCCGAIHYHSGAADPAIDFFTRNLNAFPDDLDAVIVNVAGCGSMLKDYGHVAKELRPDDSQLQESLTKFAGRIKDVSEFLAELGPIPPTHPVPLKATYHDACHLVHAQQVRSAPRELLQLIPELELVPLTESDICCGAAGSYNLTEPEMADRLGARKRTNIEATGADIVISANAGCTLQIGAELRKNGKPLPVMHPIDLLDRSYHGSE; encoded by the coding sequence ATGATGAGTGAAACATCATCGACGGAAACGCAACCATCGCCGGACTCGTCCCCCCTCGGGGCAGCGATTCCGTATGATCGGTTTCTCGACTGTGTGCATTGCGGGCTGTGTACGTCCGCGTGCCCGACGTATCTGGAAACCGGGAATGAAAATGACTCGCCCCGCGGGCGGATTTACCTGATGCGAGCCGTCACCGATGGTCGGTTGCCGATGAGCGACACCGTCCAACGGCATCTCGATTTGTGTCTCGATTGCCGAAGTTGCGAGACGGCGTGCCCATCGGGTGTACAATACGGACGGCTGATCGAACCGTTCCGCGTGGACTTGGAACAAGCCGAAGACAAAAAGAACGGTGGCCCCGGTTGGTTTCGACGAATCGTGCTGTATGGGTTGTTTCCATATCCGAACCGCATGAAATGGGCGTTGCTGCCAGCCCGATGGATGCAGAAACTCAAGCTCGATCGATTCGCTGAAAAGGTCGGTTTGACGAAACTTCTGCCGACACCGTTGCGGCGGATGCAGTCTCTGCTGCCGCCGTTGTCGGCACGTCCGTCGAAACTCCCCACGGTGCTCCCGCCGATCGGACCGAAGCGGGCAAAAGTCGGTCTGTTCACCGGCTGCGTGGCGGAAGCGGTGTTCGCGGACACCAACCGGGCGACCGCTCGGGTGTTGCAGGCCAACGGTTGCGAAGTCGTTATCCCACAGGAGCAAAATTGCTGCGGCGCGATTCACTACCACAGCGGTGCGGCAGACCCGGCGATTGACTTCTTCACCCGCAACCTGAACGCATTCCCTGACGATTTGGACGCGGTCATCGTCAACGTCGCCGGTTGTGGTTCGATGCTTAAAGACTACGGGCATGTCGCGAAGGAACTCCGTCCGGATGATTCCCAATTGCAGGAATCGCTGACGAAGTTCGCCGGTCGAATCAAAGATGTCTCTGAATTCCTCGCCGAACTGGGACCGATTCCGCCGACGCATCCGGTGCCGTTAAAAGCGACCTATCACGATGCCTGTCACTTGGTCCACGCGCAACAGGTCCGCAGTGCACCGCGGGAATTGCTGCAACTGATTCCCGAATTGGAACTCGTTCCGTTGACGGAATCGGACATCTGCTGTGGAGCAGCGGGGAGTTACAATCTAACCGAACCGGAGATGGCGGACCGTCTTGGTGCTCGCAAACGAACGAACATTGAAGCGACCGGTGCGGATATCGTGATCAGTGCCAACGCCGGTTGCACCTTGCAAATTGGGGCGGAATTGCGAAAGAATGGGAAACCGCTGCCGGTCATGCATCCAATCGATTTGCTCGACCGCAGTTATCACGGTTCCGAGTAG
- a CDS encoding VOC family protein produces the protein MAENTIRDVFPYLRVRNASDAIEFYKKAFGATEKFRLSEPSGRIGHAELEFGTYVVMFSDEYPEHGIQGPEAFGGTGSSIHLHVDDVDAMTQQAVDAGAKLVMEPKDQFYGERSSKVLDPFGHEWLLGSHIEDVSPEEMQRRWDAMFGGGN, from the coding sequence ATGGCCGAGAACACCATTCGTGACGTCTTCCCCTACTTGCGAGTTCGCAACGCAAGCGATGCCATCGAGTTCTACAAGAAAGCGTTCGGAGCCACCGAGAAATTTCGACTGAGTGAACCGAGCGGACGAATCGGACACGCCGAACTGGAATTCGGCACGTACGTGGTCATGTTCTCCGACGAATACCCGGAGCACGGCATTCAAGGACCGGAAGCGTTTGGTGGTACAGGGTCTTCGATTCATCTGCATGTGGACGACGTCGACGCGATGACACAACAAGCGGTCGACGCCGGTGCGAAACTCGTGATGGAACCCAAAGACCAATTCTATGGCGAACGGTCATCGAAAGTGCTCGATCCGTTCGGGCATGAGTGGTTGCTCGGTTCGCACATCGAAGACGTTTCCCCGGAAGAAATGCAACGCCGGTGGGACGCCATGTTCGGCGGAGGCAACTAA